Proteins from a single region of Eublepharis macularius isolate TG4126 chromosome 9, MPM_Emac_v1.0, whole genome shotgun sequence:
- the MDM1 gene encoding nuclear protein MDM1 isoform X1 gives MTKGAAMPVRCKGVSEYRRNFKWRKADQSILCSPVHEQKCRWAGLRSDQLGIAREPNFISKRRVPYYSTQISKSFEWDRDNDYRAGKSSECEVPPPLELHTNHSKDDINKDDIKTPDAPRLPEKMDPSSAGSRPDPTDVLSENKKLPAKPSVNENGMLAPTEKASEKTGLNRVLQRKAGMNILRSSSFPRSSEYQRQFVWKTPPKISPVLAADQFLHRTSNAIPPYKISANIPETEYERRFKASPPMKELRETCSEKKECPIYNTVELSAGEKKEKKSLSKTPEDPPKEDQSETEQKQQHKQRNKPPCLHRSFRKMNTEYRSKFLSPAQYIYKDGAWLRIRRNVFGQGSRNTLNYKWYMEVKELREKAESYRQRIQGTHFSRDHLNQILSDNNRLWDLSSDSSSEEAISNNVRALDLAGVSEKKISTGPKTSPQPELSEQFTKSNTEKLGLSDAATVPVKRRLVWGEPGSAEKLDNPPLEEGEEKENKQESEDFEKGSDKDGNTNNQQEGNVSLVSSSGDRSDSSVSSRKGGRLSTPQLRILGGAQRTHHDLTTPATGGAVLVSPPKVKPLSSVQMKEGSSEKQVSRDDTTRKFNRDEVEATILSPSSAAGLKTQDLLPLRKDQLLGLDLSGIRTPPTTMHSEHAPIVPALKPAKDSASSYWSPSCRIQGTLRDPEFQHNGNVASPKKSWLQLPLQERNYNDEDDDRLSQLSARSAASSSLASQVLERAQRRKENFWGKM, from the exons ATGACGAAGGGAGCAGCTATGCCTGTCCGCTGTAAG GGAGTGAGTGAGTACAGGAGGAACTtcaaatggagaaaagcagatcAGTCTATACTTTGTAGTCCCGTGCATGAGCAAAAATGCCGATGGGCTGGACTTCGATCAGATCAGCTTG GAATTGCAAGAGAACCAAATTTTATTTCCAAGAGAAGAGTGCCATATTACAGCACACAGATTTCAAAGTCCTTTGAGTGGGACAGGGATAATGATTACAGGGCAGGTAAATCATCAGAATGTGAAGTTCCTCCACCACTGGAGTTGCATACAAATCACAGCAAAGATGATATAAATAAGGATGATATTAAGACACCTGACGCTCCCAGGCTTCCAGAAAAAATGGATCCTAGTTCTGCAGGTTCTAGACCAGACCCAACTGATGTCCTTTCAGAAAACAAGAAGTTACCGGCCAAACCTTCAGTGAACGAAAATGGAATGTTAGCACCTACAGAAAAGGCATCAGAAAAAACAGGG CTTAACAGAgtcttgcagagaaaagcaggcatGAATATTTTACGGTCAAGTAGCTTCCCCAGAAGTTCTGAGTATCAAAGGCAGTTTGTTTGGAAAACCCCTCCGAAAATCTCGCCAGTACTTGCAGCAGATCAG TTTCTTCACAGAACAAGTAACGCCATTCCTCCATACAAGATTTCTGCAAATATTCCTGAAACTGAATATGAGAGACGTTTCAAAGCTTCTCCCCCTATGAAAGAACTGAGAGAAACATGTTCAGAAAAGAAAGAATGTCCTATATATAATACTGTAGAATTATCTGCTGGAGAAAAG aaagaaaaaaaatcactttcaaaGACCCCAGAAGATCCTCCAAAAGAAGACCAatcagaaacagaacaaaaacaacaacataaacaACGAAATAAACCACCCTGTTTACACAGAAGTTTTAG AAAAATGAACACCGAATACAGATCAAAATTTTTGTCTCCAGCTCAATACATATACAAAGATGGAGCTTGGTTGCGTATCAGGAGAAATGTCTTTGGTCAA GGTTCTCGAAACACCCTAAATTACAAGTGGTATATGGAG GTAAAAGAACTGCGAGAGAAGGCAGAGTCTTACAGGCAAAGGATACAGGGGACTCACTTCTCCAGAGACCATTTAAATCAGATTCTGTCTGATAACAACAGGCTTTGGGATTTGTCTTCAGATTCAAGTTCAGAAGAAGCCATTAGCAACAACGTTAGAGCTCTAGATCTGGCTGG GGTCTCTGAGAAGAAGATCTCTACGGGTCCTAAGACATCACCGCAGCCTGAATTGTCAGAACAATTCACCAAGAGTAATACTGAGAAGCTGGGCCTATCAGATGCTGCCACTGTTCCAGTCAAACGACGTCTAGTTTGGGGTGAACCTGGCAGTGCTGAAAAACTGGATAATCCTccactggaggagggagaggaaaaagaaaataagcaggaatcagaagattttgaaaaaggaagtgatAAGGATGGCAATACAAACAACCAGCAaga AGGAAATGTCTCACTTGTGAGTTCCTCAGGTGATAGGTCAGATTCTTCAGTATCTTCAAGAAAGGGTGGTAGGCTTTCTACGCCACAGCTAAGAATTCTTGGTGGAGCCCAAAGGACTCATCATGATCTTACCACACCTGCCACCG GAGGAGCTGTTTTAGTATCGCCTCCAAAAGTGAAGCCTTTGTCCTCAGTACAAATGAAGGAGGGGTCTTCAGAAAAGCAGGTATCAAGAGATGACACAACAAGAAAATTTAATAGG GATGAAGTAGAAGCTACAATCTTGTCTCCTTCCTCAGCTGCTGGGCTGAAAACTCAAGATCTTTTACCATTACGGAAAGATCAGTTGCTTGGCCTAGATCTTTCTGGTATAAGAACCCCTCCAACTACAATGCATTCAGAGCATGCACCTATAGTTCCTGCATTAAAGCCAGCGAAAGACTCTGCTTCATCCTACTGGAGTCCATCATGCCGCATTCAAGGAACTCTCAGGGATCCAGAGTTTCAGCATAATG
- the MDM1 gene encoding nuclear protein MDM1 isoform X2 — protein MTKGAAMPVRCKGVSEYRRNFKWRKADQSILCSPVHEQKCRWAGLRSDQLGIAREPNFISKRRVPYYSTQISKSFEWDRDNDYRAGKSSECEVPPPLELHTNHSKDDINKDDIKTPDAPRLPEKMDPSSAGSRPDPTDVLSENKKLPAKPSVNENGMLAPTEKASEKTGLNRVLQRKAGMNILRSSSFPRSSEYQRQFVWKTPPKISPVLAADQFLHRTSNAIPPYKISANIPETEYERRFKASPPMKELRETCSEKKECPIYNTVELSAGEKKEKKSLSKTPEDPPKEDQSETEQKQQHKQRNKPPCLHRSFRKMNTEYRSKFLSPAQYIYKDGAWLRIRRNVFGQVKELREKAESYRQRIQGTHFSRDHLNQILSDNNRLWDLSSDSSSEEAISNNVRALDLAGVSEKKISTGPKTSPQPELSEQFTKSNTEKLGLSDAATVPVKRRLVWGEPGSAEKLDNPPLEEGEEKENKQESEDFEKGSDKDGNTNNQQEGNVSLVSSSGDRSDSSVSSRKGGRLSTPQLRILGGAQRTHHDLTTPATGGAVLVSPPKVKPLSSVQMKEGSSEKQVSRDDTTRKFNRDEVEATILSPSSAAGLKTQDLLPLRKDQLLGLDLSGIRTPPTTMHSEHAPIVPALKPAKDSASSYWSPSCRIQGTLRDPEFQHNGNVASPKKSWLQLPLQERNYNDEDDDRLSQLSARSAASSSLASQVLERAQRRKENFWGKM, from the exons ATGACGAAGGGAGCAGCTATGCCTGTCCGCTGTAAG GGAGTGAGTGAGTACAGGAGGAACTtcaaatggagaaaagcagatcAGTCTATACTTTGTAGTCCCGTGCATGAGCAAAAATGCCGATGGGCTGGACTTCGATCAGATCAGCTTG GAATTGCAAGAGAACCAAATTTTATTTCCAAGAGAAGAGTGCCATATTACAGCACACAGATTTCAAAGTCCTTTGAGTGGGACAGGGATAATGATTACAGGGCAGGTAAATCATCAGAATGTGAAGTTCCTCCACCACTGGAGTTGCATACAAATCACAGCAAAGATGATATAAATAAGGATGATATTAAGACACCTGACGCTCCCAGGCTTCCAGAAAAAATGGATCCTAGTTCTGCAGGTTCTAGACCAGACCCAACTGATGTCCTTTCAGAAAACAAGAAGTTACCGGCCAAACCTTCAGTGAACGAAAATGGAATGTTAGCACCTACAGAAAAGGCATCAGAAAAAACAGGG CTTAACAGAgtcttgcagagaaaagcaggcatGAATATTTTACGGTCAAGTAGCTTCCCCAGAAGTTCTGAGTATCAAAGGCAGTTTGTTTGGAAAACCCCTCCGAAAATCTCGCCAGTACTTGCAGCAGATCAG TTTCTTCACAGAACAAGTAACGCCATTCCTCCATACAAGATTTCTGCAAATATTCCTGAAACTGAATATGAGAGACGTTTCAAAGCTTCTCCCCCTATGAAAGAACTGAGAGAAACATGTTCAGAAAAGAAAGAATGTCCTATATATAATACTGTAGAATTATCTGCTGGAGAAAAG aaagaaaaaaaatcactttcaaaGACCCCAGAAGATCCTCCAAAAGAAGACCAatcagaaacagaacaaaaacaacaacataaacaACGAAATAAACCACCCTGTTTACACAGAAGTTTTAG AAAAATGAACACCGAATACAGATCAAAATTTTTGTCTCCAGCTCAATACATATACAAAGATGGAGCTTGGTTGCGTATCAGGAGAAATGTCTTTGGTCAA GTAAAAGAACTGCGAGAGAAGGCAGAGTCTTACAGGCAAAGGATACAGGGGACTCACTTCTCCAGAGACCATTTAAATCAGATTCTGTCTGATAACAACAGGCTTTGGGATTTGTCTTCAGATTCAAGTTCAGAAGAAGCCATTAGCAACAACGTTAGAGCTCTAGATCTGGCTGG GGTCTCTGAGAAGAAGATCTCTACGGGTCCTAAGACATCACCGCAGCCTGAATTGTCAGAACAATTCACCAAGAGTAATACTGAGAAGCTGGGCCTATCAGATGCTGCCACTGTTCCAGTCAAACGACGTCTAGTTTGGGGTGAACCTGGCAGTGCTGAAAAACTGGATAATCCTccactggaggagggagaggaaaaagaaaataagcaggaatcagaagattttgaaaaaggaagtgatAAGGATGGCAATACAAACAACCAGCAaga AGGAAATGTCTCACTTGTGAGTTCCTCAGGTGATAGGTCAGATTCTTCAGTATCTTCAAGAAAGGGTGGTAGGCTTTCTACGCCACAGCTAAGAATTCTTGGTGGAGCCCAAAGGACTCATCATGATCTTACCACACCTGCCACCG GAGGAGCTGTTTTAGTATCGCCTCCAAAAGTGAAGCCTTTGTCCTCAGTACAAATGAAGGAGGGGTCTTCAGAAAAGCAGGTATCAAGAGATGACACAACAAGAAAATTTAATAGG GATGAAGTAGAAGCTACAATCTTGTCTCCTTCCTCAGCTGCTGGGCTGAAAACTCAAGATCTTTTACCATTACGGAAAGATCAGTTGCTTGGCCTAGATCTTTCTGGTATAAGAACCCCTCCAACTACAATGCATTCAGAGCATGCACCTATAGTTCCTGCATTAAAGCCAGCGAAAGACTCTGCTTCATCCTACTGGAGTCCATCATGCCGCATTCAAGGAACTCTCAGGGATCCAGAGTTTCAGCATAATG
- the MDM1 gene encoding nuclear protein MDM1 isoform X3: protein MTKGAAMPVRCKGVSEYRRNFKWRKADQSILCSPVHEQKCRWAGLRSDQLGIAREPNFISKRRVPYYSTQISKSFEWDRDNDYRAGKSSECEVPPPLELHTNHSKDDINKDDIKTPDAPRLPEKMDPSSAGSRPDPTDVLSENKKLPAKPSVNENGMLAPTEKASEKTGLNRVLQRKAGMNILRSSSFPRSSEYQRQFVWKTPPKISPVLAADQFLHRTSNAIPPYKISANIPETEYERRFKASPPMKELRETCSEKKECPIYNTVELSAGEKKEKKSLSKTPEDPPKEDQSETEQKQQHKQRNKPPCLHRSFRKMNTEYRSKFLSPAQYIYKDGAWLRIRRNVFGQGSRNTLNYKWYMEVKELREKAESYRQRIQGTHFSRDHLNQILSDNNRLWDLSSDSSSEEAISNNVRALDLAGVSEKKISTGPKTSPQPELSEQFTKSNTEKLGLSDAATVPVKRRLVWGEPGSAEKLDNPPLEEGEEKENKQESEDFEKGSDKDGNTNNQQEGNVSLVSSSGDRSDSSVSSRKGGRLSTPQLRILGGAQRTHHDLTTPATGGAVLVSPPKVKPLSSVQMKEGSSEKQVSRDDTTRKFNRDEVEATILSPSSAAGLKTQDLLPLRKDQLLGLDLSGIRTPPTTMHSEHAPIVPALKPAKDSASSYWSPSCRIQGTLRDPEFQHNEMGMNWKKMNHAVCGSYFTNHELA, encoded by the exons ATGACGAAGGGAGCAGCTATGCCTGTCCGCTGTAAG GGAGTGAGTGAGTACAGGAGGAACTtcaaatggagaaaagcagatcAGTCTATACTTTGTAGTCCCGTGCATGAGCAAAAATGCCGATGGGCTGGACTTCGATCAGATCAGCTTG GAATTGCAAGAGAACCAAATTTTATTTCCAAGAGAAGAGTGCCATATTACAGCACACAGATTTCAAAGTCCTTTGAGTGGGACAGGGATAATGATTACAGGGCAGGTAAATCATCAGAATGTGAAGTTCCTCCACCACTGGAGTTGCATACAAATCACAGCAAAGATGATATAAATAAGGATGATATTAAGACACCTGACGCTCCCAGGCTTCCAGAAAAAATGGATCCTAGTTCTGCAGGTTCTAGACCAGACCCAACTGATGTCCTTTCAGAAAACAAGAAGTTACCGGCCAAACCTTCAGTGAACGAAAATGGAATGTTAGCACCTACAGAAAAGGCATCAGAAAAAACAGGG CTTAACAGAgtcttgcagagaaaagcaggcatGAATATTTTACGGTCAAGTAGCTTCCCCAGAAGTTCTGAGTATCAAAGGCAGTTTGTTTGGAAAACCCCTCCGAAAATCTCGCCAGTACTTGCAGCAGATCAG TTTCTTCACAGAACAAGTAACGCCATTCCTCCATACAAGATTTCTGCAAATATTCCTGAAACTGAATATGAGAGACGTTTCAAAGCTTCTCCCCCTATGAAAGAACTGAGAGAAACATGTTCAGAAAAGAAAGAATGTCCTATATATAATACTGTAGAATTATCTGCTGGAGAAAAG aaagaaaaaaaatcactttcaaaGACCCCAGAAGATCCTCCAAAAGAAGACCAatcagaaacagaacaaaaacaacaacataaacaACGAAATAAACCACCCTGTTTACACAGAAGTTTTAG AAAAATGAACACCGAATACAGATCAAAATTTTTGTCTCCAGCTCAATACATATACAAAGATGGAGCTTGGTTGCGTATCAGGAGAAATGTCTTTGGTCAA GGTTCTCGAAACACCCTAAATTACAAGTGGTATATGGAG GTAAAAGAACTGCGAGAGAAGGCAGAGTCTTACAGGCAAAGGATACAGGGGACTCACTTCTCCAGAGACCATTTAAATCAGATTCTGTCTGATAACAACAGGCTTTGGGATTTGTCTTCAGATTCAAGTTCAGAAGAAGCCATTAGCAACAACGTTAGAGCTCTAGATCTGGCTGG GGTCTCTGAGAAGAAGATCTCTACGGGTCCTAAGACATCACCGCAGCCTGAATTGTCAGAACAATTCACCAAGAGTAATACTGAGAAGCTGGGCCTATCAGATGCTGCCACTGTTCCAGTCAAACGACGTCTAGTTTGGGGTGAACCTGGCAGTGCTGAAAAACTGGATAATCCTccactggaggagggagaggaaaaagaaaataagcaggaatcagaagattttgaaaaaggaagtgatAAGGATGGCAATACAAACAACCAGCAaga AGGAAATGTCTCACTTGTGAGTTCCTCAGGTGATAGGTCAGATTCTTCAGTATCTTCAAGAAAGGGTGGTAGGCTTTCTACGCCACAGCTAAGAATTCTTGGTGGAGCCCAAAGGACTCATCATGATCTTACCACACCTGCCACCG GAGGAGCTGTTTTAGTATCGCCTCCAAAAGTGAAGCCTTTGTCCTCAGTACAAATGAAGGAGGGGTCTTCAGAAAAGCAGGTATCAAGAGATGACACAACAAGAAAATTTAATAGG GATGAAGTAGAAGCTACAATCTTGTCTCCTTCCTCAGCTGCTGGGCTGAAAACTCAAGATCTTTTACCATTACGGAAAGATCAGTTGCTTGGCCTAGATCTTTCTGGTATAAGAACCCCTCCAACTACAATGCATTCAGAGCATGCACCTATAGTTCCTGCATTAAAGCCAGCGAAAGACTCTGCTTCATCCTACTGGAGTCCATCATGCCGCATTCAAGGAACTCTCAGGGATCCAGAGTTTCAGCATAATG